A stretch of the Candidatus Binatia bacterium genome encodes the following:
- a CDS encoding cation-transporting P-type ATPase, with amino-acid sequence MNEEVRNRLNDRSGNEGKQRSPLLDLCDCTPEEALKRLDVNRSGLTPEQVEERLEQYGPNEVTHEKPPTWYQQLFHAFVTPFNGVLLTVSIVSLFTDVIFATPEDRTFRTIIVLSTMVLLSTLLRFWQEFRSNKAAEELKAMVSSTTAVLRAGMQRPQEIPISTLVPGDIVYLSAGDMIP; translated from the coding sequence ATGAATGAAGAAGTCAGAAATCGGTTGAATGACCGCAGCGGGAACGAGGGCAAGCAACGCTCGCCGCTGCTGGACCTATGCGATTGCACGCCGGAGGAAGCGCTCAAACGCCTCGATGTCAATCGAAGTGGGCTGACGCCGGAGCAGGTCGAGGAACGGCTGGAGCAGTACGGTCCCAACGAAGTCACGCACGAGAAGCCGCCGACCTGGTACCAGCAACTGTTTCACGCGTTCGTAACGCCGTTTAACGGCGTGCTGCTTACGGTGAGCATCGTCTCGCTGTTTACCGACGTGATTTTCGCCACACCGGAAGATCGCACGTTCAGGACGATTATCGTCCTGAGCACCATGGTGCTGCTCAGCACGCTCCTGCGCTTCTGGCAGGAATTCCGGTCCAACAAAGCGGCGGAAGAATTGAAGGCAATGGTGAGCTCCACCACGGCCGTGCTGCGTGCCGGAATGCAGCGGCCCCAGGAGATACCTATTTCCACGCTAGTGCCGGGAGATATCGTCTATCTCTCGGCCGGCGACATGATCCCC